The proteins below come from a single Vidua chalybeata isolate OUT-0048 chromosome 1, bVidCha1 merged haplotype, whole genome shotgun sequence genomic window:
- the KLHL38 gene encoding kelch-like protein 38, with amino-acid sequence MEEGYTEEFLFKDQDFSSELLRQLNALRQSRMLTDVTLCSEGFEIPCHRNVLASSSPYFKAMFCNNFRESHQPKVILKGIDADILDQIILYVYTGEILISSENVLCLLETASMLQYTKLFEACSTYLQDKLTPDNCLSMIRLAKVLNCQSLNKKAKAMALKCFPAVASSEDLKDLCPMELIDYLGDDELCGEEEQVFEALMVWIRHDLQARQGYIQELFKKVRLQYVHPTFLFHFIANDSLVQSSPTCRSILESARRHMFSLYSTNTPDIKPMMHVPRRYSNQEFLIIIGGRKDSQQTTRDVLLYDDKTNQWLSLAKLPMRLYKASAVSLHSNIFVLGGMPVSNKKSLVSGNIYIYSLKLNQWRLIEHMLVPRYSHRSLAYKNYILSFGGIGENQEILNSVERYDSVYNTCESMARHVAVLHPAVAAKDQRVYLFGGEDIMQNPVRLIQVYHVSRNTWFRMETRVVKNVCAPAVVIGDQIIIVGGYTRRIIAYDTKGNKFVKCADMKDRRMHHGATVIKNKLYVTGGRCLTSDNVIKDLDSLDCYDPETDTWTPKGKLPHKLFDHGCLTLQCVPCSNLL; translated from the exons ATGGAAGAGGGATACACTGAAGAGTTTCTCTTCAAAGACCAGGACTTCTCCTCTGAACTGCTGAGGCAGCTGAATGCTCTGCGGCAGAGCAGGATGCTGACCGATGTTACCCTCTGCTCCGAGGGCTTTGAAATCCCCTGCCACCGAAATGTGCTGGCTTCCAGCAGTCCATACTTCAAGGCAATGTTCTGTAACAACTTCAGGGAGAGTCACCAGCCTAAAGTCATTCTAAAGGGCATCGACGCTGATATTTTGGATCAGATTATCCTTTATGTTTACACTGGGGAGATTCTAATATCCTCTGAGAATGTCTTGTGCCTCTTGGAGACTGCATCCATGCTGCAGTACACTAAGCTGTTTGAGGCCTGCTCTACCTACCTGCAAGACAAGCTGACCCCTGACAACTGTCTGAGCATGATCAGACTGGCAAAAGTCTTGAACTGCCAAAGCCTGAATAAGAAAGCCAAGGCTAtggctttgaaatgttttcctgcGGTGGCCTCTTCTGAGGACCTGAAGGACCTCTGTCCCATGGAGCTTATAGATTACCTTGGGGATGATGAACTCTgtggggaagaggagcaggTCTTTGAGGCACTGATGGTCTGGATCCGGCACGACCTCCAGGCACGACAAGGCTACATCCAAGAGTTGTTCAAGAAGGTGCGTCTTCAGTACGTCCATCCAACTTTCCTCTTCCATTTCATTGCTAATGACTCACTCGTTCAGTCCTCACCCACTTGCAGGAGCATCCTGGAGTCAGCCCGGAGACACATGTTTTCCTTGTACAGCACCAACACGCCTGACATCAAACCCATGATGCACGTTCCTCGCAGGTACTCCAACCAAGAGTTCCTCATCATCATTGGTGGCAGGAAGGACAGCCAGCAGACCACGAGGGATGTCCTGCTATATGATGACAAGACGAACCAATGGCTGAGCCTGGCCAAACTTCCCATGCGCCTCTACAAAGCCTCTGCAGTGAGTTTACACAGCAATATTTTTGTACTCGGAGGGATGCCTGTTAGCAATAAGAAAAGTCTGGTCAGTggtaatatttacatttactcCCTCAAACTCAATCAGTGGAGGTTGATTGAGCACATGCTAGTTCCACGTTACTCCCACAGAAGCCTGgcatataaaaattatattttatcatTCGGTGGAATTGGTGAAAACCAGGAAATCCTGAATTCTGTGGAAAGATATGATAGTGTCTACAACACCTGTGAGAGCATGGCACGGCATGTTGCCGTTCTTCACCCTGCTGTTGCTGCCAAAGATCAGAGGGTTTACCTCTTTGGGGGAGAAGATATAATGCAAAACCCTGTTCGGCTTATCCAG gtttACCATGTCTCCAGGAATACGTGGTTTCGCATGGAGACCAGAGTAGTGAAGAATGTCTGTGCACCAGCTGTCGTGATTGGAGACCAGATTATCATCGTAGGTG GGTACACCCGGAGAATAATTGCTTATGATACAAAAGGCAACAAGTTTGTTAAATGTGCAGACATGAAGGACAGACGAATGCATCATGGAGCCACTGTGATCAAGAACAAGCTGTATGTTACAGGAGGACGATGTCTCACCTCAGACAATGTCATCAAGGACCTGGATTCCTTGGACTGCTATGATCCAGAGACTGACACATGGACACCAAAGGGAAAACTGCCACACAAACTCTTTGACCATGGGTGCCTGACTCTCCAGTGTGTCCCCTGTTCTAACCTTCTCTGA